A genomic region of Paenibacillus sp. PL2-23 contains the following coding sequences:
- a CDS encoding helix-turn-helix domain-containing protein: MIGQRIQMLRKSKGLSLTELSQRAGVAKSYLSSIERGLQQNPSIQFLEKIGEVLHVPVEEFVNSDQSERVTAGLDRDWEELVREAMASGVSKEQFKEFLEFNKWKFNRE; this comes from the coding sequence ATGATCGGACAACGTATACAGATGCTTCGCAAGAGTAAAGGCTTATCCTTAACCGAGTTGTCCCAGCGTGCTGGAGTCGCCAAATCGTATCTAAGCTCGATTGAACGCGGACTCCAGCAAAATCCTTCTATTCAGTTTCTTGAGAAAATAGGTGAGGTGCTTCATGTACCTGTCGAGGAATTTGTGAATAGCGACCAATCCGAGCGAGTCACAGCAGGCCTTGATCGGGATTGGGAGGAGTTAGTACGCGAAGCGATGGCTTCTGGCGTAAGTAAGGAACAATTCAAGGAGTTCCTGGAATTTAATAAGTGGAAATTTAACCGCGAGTAG
- a CDS encoding lasso peptide biosynthesis B2 protein gives MMLEAAVYMGWARYRMLHTPFAVIAASLGSAMQQSSFSGEELPRSELVRIHYAINIMSKYTLWESKCLVRALAGMKMLERRGIESTLYLGTAKNEEGKLIAHAWLRSGPWYITGAEEMARFTVTGTFARLNTEHRKVMVL, from the coding sequence ATGATGCTGGAGGCGGCAGTATATATGGGGTGGGCCCGGTATCGGATGCTGCACACGCCATTCGCAGTAATTGCTGCAAGCTTAGGCAGCGCTATGCAGCAATCCAGCTTCTCAGGAGAAGAGCTCCCTCGGAGCGAGCTGGTGCGGATCCATTATGCAATAAACATAATGAGCAAATATACGCTGTGGGAGAGCAAATGCTTGGTCAGAGCGCTGGCCGGTATGAAGATGCTGGAGCGTCGCGGGATCGAAAGCACGTTGTATTTGGGGACGGCCAAGAACGAGGAAGGTAAATTGATTGCTCATGCATGGCTGCGAAGCGGTCCATGGTATATTACTGGAGCCGAAGAAATGGCGAGATTTACGGTGACGGGGACATTTGCCCGATTGAATACGGAGCACCGGAAAGTGATGGTACTATGA
- a CDS encoding paeninodin family lasso peptide, translating to MTMKKEWSKPELEVLSVQMTEASTRTGPLTDEAYVPGQYSNDPRFTS from the coding sequence ATGACGATGAAAAAAGAGTGGAGCAAGCCAGAATTGGAAGTTCTGTCCGTTCAAATGACAGAGGCTTCGACAAGAACCGGCCCTTTGACAGATGAAGCATACGTTCCGGGTCAGTATAGCAACGACCCTCGCTTTACTAGCTAA
- the galE gene encoding UDP-glucose 4-epimerase GalE: protein MAILVTGGAGYIGSHTCVELLNAGFDIVVVDNLSNSHPEALKRVSEITNKSFPSYFIDVADRDSLDHVFKEHQIQAVIHFAGLKAVGESVQNPLKYYHTNLMSTTTLCEVMEQNGVRRLLFSSSATVYGLPEQVPIDENAPIGAVNPYGRTKQMIEQMLSDLAAANPEWSLGILRYFNPVGAHESGRIGEDPNGIPNNLVPYISQVAVGRLAEVSVFGHDYDTIDGTGVRDYIHVVDLALGHLKALVKLTDVRGVHTYNLGTGRGYSVLEMISAFQVASGRQVPYRMTARRPGDIAICYADTSKAAVELNWRAERGIDEMCRDTWRWQSMNPRGYKVPVPVAQHS, encoded by the coding sequence ATGGCTATTCTCGTTACGGGCGGTGCTGGGTACATAGGCAGTCACACATGTGTGGAATTGCTGAATGCGGGCTTCGACATTGTCGTGGTGGACAATTTATCGAACAGTCATCCGGAGGCGTTGAAGCGTGTGTCCGAAATAACGAACAAGAGCTTTCCATCGTACTTCATTGACGTGGCAGATCGTGATTCGCTTGATCATGTATTCAAGGAGCATCAGATCCAGGCAGTTATTCATTTTGCAGGGCTGAAGGCCGTTGGGGAATCAGTGCAGAATCCGCTGAAATATTACCATACGAACCTGATGAGCACGACAACGCTGTGCGAGGTCATGGAGCAGAACGGCGTACGCCGTTTGCTGTTCAGCTCTTCTGCGACGGTGTACGGCTTGCCGGAGCAAGTTCCCATCGATGAGAACGCTCCAATAGGTGCCGTTAATCCATATGGACGTACCAAGCAAATGATTGAGCAAATGCTCAGCGATCTGGCTGCCGCGAATCCGGAGTGGAGCTTAGGCATTTTGCGCTACTTCAATCCGGTTGGCGCTCATGAGAGCGGCCGAATCGGAGAAGATCCGAACGGCATTCCGAACAACCTTGTTCCCTATATTTCGCAAGTAGCTGTAGGCAGACTTGCTGAGGTGTCTGTATTCGGTCATGATTATGATACGATAGATGGCACGGGAGTGAGGGACTATATTCATGTCGTCGATCTCGCCTTAGGCCATCTGAAGGCGCTTGTGAAGCTCACAGACGTCAGAGGGGTTCATACGTATAATCTCGGAACCGGTCGCGGTTATAGCGTGCTCGAGATGATCTCAGCATTCCAGGTGGCTTCAGGCAGACAGGTGCCTTACCGAATGACAGCACGGAGGCCGGGTGATATTGCAATCTGTTATGCCGATACGTCCAAGGCGGCTGTGGAGCTCAATTGGCGAGCAGAGAGAGGGATTGATGAGATGTGCCGTGATACCTGGCGCTGGCAGTCGATGAATCCGAGAGGCTACAAGGTACCTGTGCCTGTGGCTCAACATTCGTAA
- a CDS encoding ABC transporter ATP-binding protein, with product MSQLLYFARKLHRYSGKILYVNLFGMLLVGLLDGVGVFLLLPLLSVIGIVQVQDMGIPGLERLSFLQEWPVVQSLAVILVIYVLLVTLQSLIHRNLSLREVRIHTGYINHLRLETYRLLLQTNWGFFIRQRKSDLINALTGELARVTNGSFLFLQLIASAVFTLIQIGLALWLSLSLTLFVLGCGLVIAILSRSYIRKSKQLGAVSVELGQSYMAGITDHFNGMKDIKSNSLENARYRWLQEWSVQAERERYEITRVRTQSQLYYKIASAVLIALFIFATTILFRTHGGELLLITLLFARLWPRFTGIQSNMEMLASSIPAFKALMELQQECMAQSEPALAESILRDNQTDRLKIDHSLSLRNVCFRYDQNQEMTLRNIQIDIPVNGMTAIIGRSGAGKSTLVDVMLGLIQPESGQVLVDQKPVTHEDWVRLRRSISYVPQDSFLCHATIRENLMTIDPEATEEQLWEAMEFSSAAEFVRKLPQGLDTIIGDRGVLLSGGERQRLVLARAILRRPALLILDEATSALDSLNEAKIQNALDKLKGKLTIIVIAHRYTTIQNADQVIVMDNGRVVQSGEFNELSEEDDGLFRSLLGGKLPMAL from the coding sequence ATGAGTCAATTACTGTATTTCGCACGCAAGCTGCATCGTTATTCAGGCAAGATTCTATATGTCAATTTATTTGGAATGCTGCTCGTTGGACTGCTGGATGGCGTCGGAGTTTTCCTGTTGCTTCCTCTACTCAGCGTTATCGGAATCGTACAAGTCCAAGATATGGGGATTCCCGGTCTTGAACGGTTGTCCTTCCTGCAGGAATGGCCAGTGGTTCAGAGTCTCGCTGTCATACTTGTCATCTATGTACTGCTCGTTACACTCCAAAGCTTGATTCATAGGAACTTGTCCCTGCGGGAAGTTCGAATCCATACAGGTTATATTAATCATCTCAGATTGGAGACTTATAGACTGCTGCTTCAGACGAACTGGGGCTTTTTTATTCGGCAGAGAAAGTCGGATTTAATTAATGCTTTGACGGGTGAGCTGGCCCGAGTGACGAATGGTTCGTTCCTATTCTTACAGCTGATCGCTTCGGCGGTATTTACACTGATTCAGATCGGGCTTGCCTTGTGGCTGTCCTTAAGTCTGACTTTATTCGTACTTGGCTGCGGCCTTGTTATTGCAATCCTATCTCGAAGCTATATTCGCAAATCCAAGCAGCTCGGTGCTGTATCTGTCGAGCTTGGCCAGAGCTACATGGCTGGCATTACTGATCACTTTAACGGGATGAAGGATATTAAGAGCAACTCGCTGGAGAACGCTCGGTACAGATGGCTTCAGGAATGGTCTGTTCAAGCTGAGCGCGAGAGATATGAAATCACTAGAGTGAGGACTCAATCCCAGCTCTATTACAAGATAGCTTCTGCTGTATTAATTGCATTATTTATCTTTGCGACAACGATCTTGTTCCGCACCCATGGGGGAGAGCTGCTGCTTATAACGTTATTGTTTGCTCGTTTATGGCCCCGTTTTACCGGTATACAGTCCAATATGGAAATGCTGGCTTCGAGTATTCCGGCCTTCAAGGCTTTAATGGAGTTGCAGCAGGAGTGTATGGCGCAGTCTGAGCCTGCGCTTGCTGAGAGCATCCTGCGGGATAATCAGACAGATAGACTAAAGATTGATCATTCATTGTCTTTGCGGAATGTCTGCTTCCGATATGACCAGAATCAGGAAATGACGCTTCGAAATATTCAGATTGATATTCCTGTGAATGGGATGACAGCTATTATTGGACGATCCGGCGCAGGGAAGAGCACACTGGTGGATGTGATGCTTGGACTGATCCAGCCAGAGTCTGGTCAAGTGCTGGTCGATCAAAAGCCTGTCACTCATGAGGATTGGGTACGGCTGAGGCGCTCAATCAGTTATGTTCCCCAGGATTCGTTCCTCTGCCATGCTACGATTCGGGAGAATCTTATGACTATTGATCCAGAGGCTACGGAGGAGCAACTATGGGAAGCGATGGAGTTTTCATCAGCCGCTGAGTTCGTTAGGAAGCTGCCACAAGGGCTGGATACGATAATCGGTGATCGCGGCGTCTTATTATCTGGGGGGGAACGACAGCGTCTCGTGCTGGCAAGAGCGATTCTCAGACGCCCTGCTCTTCTTATTCTGGATGAAGCAACTAGTGCGCTGGATTCCCTGAACGAAGCCAAAATCCAAAATGCTCTAGACAAGCTTAAGGGCAAGCTGACTATTATCGTGATCGCACACCGCTATACGACGATTCAGAATGCGGATCAAGTCATTGTAATGGATAACGGTAGAGTCGTACAATCAGGGGAGTTCAACGAATTGTCAGAGGAGGACGACGGCTTGTTCCGAAGCTTGCTTGGAGGCAAGCTGCCGATGGCGCTGTAA
- a CDS encoding asparagine synthase-related protein: MSIITGLYSARGIDYLKQQGSRLMNALADLPADHVLAWQDDHAYLCGHTQWITPESVNALHPLHDEEQDAVIVADAIIDNREELFELLDVDRRLRTAISDHELILMCYGKWGVHTASRLIGDFAFVIWNRRERLWYGARDFSGGRTLYYCWMEGQFAFSSLIKPLLQLSDIGCTLNEEWLAEFLAISSMVDAVDAHETVYDRIKQVPPSHYFVLKDDSLQLTQYCKLEQSDKRLKLRSDEEYVEAFQEVFQQAVNARLRTHRGIGAQLSGGLDSGAIVGFALRSLREKALPLQTFSYVPVNDFKDFTSSRIMPNERPFIEKTVQHVGGMEAHYLDFRGKDSYSDIDEMLSIMEMPYKFFSNSFWLKGIYEEAQKRDIGILLNGGRGNLTISWGDAVPYYAQLLKRMRWFKLMRELRLHSYAIGSGRGFLLRAVSNEAFPLLKRFTAYSHQTTERLINPEFAKRKRVYEKLREHGIDQSGWFADGDVYRNRHNHFQELFHWNASNTLASKLSYKHNVWKRDPTNDWRVIQFCLSLPEEQYVRDGMSRAMVRRATANILPDEIRLNERVRGAQGVDWLHRITPSWNSFYSELEQMSRDRRLLSLIDGKLLESLLIRLRGGVKPDDAIGNNLRSAMYALIVYRFLQKNA, encoded by the coding sequence ATGAGCATAATCACGGGGTTATATTCAGCCAGAGGGATCGATTATCTGAAGCAGCAGGGCAGTAGACTTATGAATGCGTTGGCGGATTTGCCTGCGGATCATGTGTTGGCCTGGCAGGATGATCATGCCTACCTATGCGGGCACACCCAATGGATTACTCCGGAATCCGTCAACGCACTTCATCCTCTTCATGATGAGGAACAAGATGCAGTTATCGTAGCAGATGCGATTATTGATAACAGAGAAGAGCTATTCGAGTTGCTCGATGTGGATAGACGACTACGGACGGCAATCAGTGATCATGAGTTAATACTCATGTGTTATGGAAAGTGGGGCGTACATACTGCATCACGATTAATCGGCGATTTCGCCTTCGTCATCTGGAATCGCAGGGAGCGGCTCTGGTACGGGGCTCGTGATTTCTCGGGCGGTCGCACATTGTATTACTGCTGGATGGAGGGACAATTCGCGTTCAGCTCCTTGATTAAGCCGCTTCTGCAGCTTTCGGATATAGGCTGTACATTAAATGAAGAATGGCTCGCTGAATTTCTTGCGATCTCATCTATGGTGGATGCCGTTGATGCACATGAAACGGTGTATGATCGAATCAAGCAAGTGCCCCCCTCTCATTACTTCGTTCTTAAGGATGACAGCCTCCAGCTTACCCAGTACTGCAAGTTGGAGCAGAGCGATAAGCGATTGAAGCTTCGTTCCGATGAGGAGTATGTTGAGGCGTTCCAAGAGGTGTTCCAGCAGGCGGTTAATGCTAGGCTGCGAACGCATAGAGGAATAGGCGCTCAACTCAGCGGAGGGTTGGATTCTGGAGCAATTGTTGGCTTTGCGCTAAGAAGCTTGCGGGAGAAGGCATTACCTCTTCAAACCTTCAGCTATGTGCCTGTCAATGATTTTAAGGACTTCACGTCCTCAAGAATTATGCCGAATGAGCGGCCATTTATCGAGAAAACCGTTCAGCATGTAGGCGGGATGGAAGCACACTATCTGGACTTCAGGGGCAAGGATTCTTATTCCGATATCGATGAGATGCTGAGCATTATGGAGATGCCCTATAAGTTCTTTAGCAATTCGTTCTGGCTTAAGGGCATCTACGAAGAGGCTCAGAAGAGGGATATCGGTATTCTGCTCAACGGAGGAAGAGGCAATCTAACGATTTCCTGGGGGGATGCCGTTCCTTACTATGCCCAATTGTTGAAAAGAATGAGATGGTTCAAGCTTATGCGAGAGTTGAGGCTGCACAGCTATGCGATAGGCTCTGGAAGAGGATTTCTATTGCGCGCGGTCAGTAATGAAGCCTTTCCTCTGCTCAAGCGGTTTACTGCCTATAGCCATCAGACCACTGAGCGGTTGATCAACCCTGAATTTGCGAAGCGGAAGCGAGTATATGAGAAATTGCGGGAGCATGGCATAGACCAATCGGGCTGGTTCGCCGATGGGGATGTATACCGGAACAGGCATAATCACTTCCAAGAGTTGTTTCACTGGAATGCCAGCAATACGCTTGCCTCGAAGCTCTCTTACAAGCACAACGTGTGGAAGAGGGATCCCACCAATGATTGGCGCGTCATTCAATTCTGCCTGTCGCTTCCCGAAGAACAATATGTTCGTGACGGAATGTCCAGAGCGATGGTTCGCCGGGCAACAGCGAACATCCTGCCAGATGAGATCAGGCTGAATGAACGAGTGCGCGGCGCTCAAGGTGTGGATTGGCTTCATCGGATTACACCGAGCTGGAATTCATTCTATTCGGAGCTGGAGCAGATGAGCCGAGATCGTCGATTGCTTAGTCTCATTGATGGCAAGCTGCTGGAATCGTTGTTAATTAGGCTGCGGGGCGGAGTCAAACCTGACGACGCGATCGGCAACAATCTGCGTTCCGCGATGTATGCGCTCATTGTTTATCGATTTCTGCAGAAAAACGCTTGA
- a CDS encoding dicarboxylate/amino acid:cation symporter, whose protein sequence is MENNLLTALETNGISLLISAVLLGLLYYLARRRVGFGTRVLLALGLGLGAGLLFNNLELATEGVGTIGSIYINFIRMIVIPLVFVLVINSIISITNMSYLRKLSVKTIGWFLGTTGIAAIIGLLVAVAINPGAGFQASPPEGFEAREIPTFFQVILDQMPSNPINDAAQGKVVPILIFALFIAIAVVKVGSKKPEAVAPFKAFIGSATEIMHQVVKYVLRFTPYGVYALIAVMAARYGWETLEPLAMLIAVSYIALLLHFVLVFGGLVSFVAKVNPITFFKKAYPTVAVAFTTRSSFATLPINLEVITKRLRISPKIASFVAPLGASMNFNGCGGVWPAVVSVFVAEVFGISLSMTDYVLIVLVSVISSIGVAGVPGPASISTTVVLTAIGLPLEGIALVVAVESIIDMGRTAVNATGTTVTALLVANSEGEFDRESFNRGEEDELELNPA, encoded by the coding sequence ATGGAAAATAATTTGTTAACCGCGCTGGAGACCAACGGCATCTCGCTGCTGATCTCGGCCGTATTGCTTGGCTTGCTGTATTATCTCGCGCGGAGGCGGGTGGGCTTCGGAACGCGCGTGCTGCTTGCTCTTGGTCTTGGTCTGGGGGCCGGTCTGCTCTTCAATAATCTAGAGCTGGCTACAGAAGGCGTCGGCACGATCGGCTCCATCTATATCAACTTCATCCGGATGATCGTCATTCCGCTTGTATTCGTGCTGGTTATCAACAGCATCATCTCGATAACGAATATGAGCTATCTTCGCAAGCTAAGCGTGAAGACGATCGGCTGGTTCCTGGGCACAACCGGCATTGCCGCTATTATCGGCTTGCTCGTGGCGGTCGCAATCAATCCAGGAGCAGGCTTCCAGGCTTCGCCGCCGGAGGGCTTTGAGGCAAGGGAAATCCCAACCTTCTTCCAGGTTATTCTGGACCAGATGCCGTCCAACCCCATTAATGACGCAGCGCAGGGCAAGGTCGTTCCCATTCTTATCTTCGCGTTGTTTATTGCCATCGCTGTTGTTAAGGTGGGGAGCAAGAAGCCGGAGGCGGTGGCTCCATTCAAGGCATTTATCGGCTCAGCTACAGAGATTATGCACCAGGTTGTCAAATACGTCCTGCGATTTACGCCGTATGGCGTCTATGCGCTAATCGCGGTTATGGCTGCCAGGTACGGGTGGGAGACGCTGGAGCCGCTTGCGATGCTTATTGCGGTATCCTATATCGCATTGCTGCTGCATTTCGTGCTTGTATTCGGCGGGCTGGTATCCTTCGTAGCCAAGGTGAATCCCATCACCTTCTTCAAGAAGGCTTATCCGACGGTTGCCGTCGCATTCACCACGCGCAGCTCGTTCGCCACGCTGCCTATTAATCTGGAGGTGATTACGAAGCGCCTGCGCATCTCTCCCAAAATCGCGAGCTTCGTGGCGCCTCTGGGCGCTTCGATGAACTTCAACGGCTGCGGCGGCGTGTGGCCGGCGGTTGTATCCGTGTTCGTGGCGGAGGTGTTCGGCATCTCGTTAAGCATGACGGATTATGTGCTGATTGTACTGGTTAGCGTCATATCGTCGATTGGCGTGGCGGGTGTTCCGGGACCTGCGTCGATCTCGACGACGGTGGTGCTTACGGCAATCGGACTGCCGCTCGAAGGTATTGCTCTGGTCGTGGCGGTAGAATCCATTATCGACATGGGACGTACAGCTGTGAACGCGACAGGCACGACGGTTACGGCGCTGCTCGTGGCGAATTCGGAGGGTGAATTCGACCGAGAGTCGTTCAATCGCGGGGAAGAGGATGAGCTGGAGCTGAATCCGGCCTAA
- a CDS encoding lasso peptide biosynthesis PqqD family chaperone produces the protein MIVNHEVISPSTKQSLSLELVVVRNDNNIGSDMNGERVLLSIQNGKYYNLGTIGGRIWDLIERPEPIGFIVNTLLDEYDVERSICEAQVFGYLAHLSEERLVQFGV, from the coding sequence ATGATCGTTAATCACGAAGTCATATCACCGTCCACGAAACAATCCTTGTCGCTGGAGCTGGTTGTCGTACGTAATGATAACAATATCGGCAGCGATATGAATGGCGAACGTGTTCTTCTAAGTATTCAGAATGGCAAGTATTACAACCTTGGCACCATTGGAGGCCGGATTTGGGATTTAATCGAACGTCCTGAGCCAATTGGATTCATCGTGAATACGCTTCTCGACGAATATGACGTAGAGCGCTCCATCTGTGAAGCACAAGTATTCGGTTACCTGGCTCACTTGTCTGAAGAACGATTAGTTCAGTTCGGCGTATGA
- a CDS encoding aldolase, with protein MNDLISTQVKLQYFAFGLSIESDIPLPELTPSLESNRLCDVQIRMDRFLKNGFDAQPYDFLADGSTITVKLPDAGVFRIQDGNRIIVSPYSGADEDLIRLYVLGTCFGIILLQRLIYPLHGSAIAINGKAYAIVGHSGAGKSTLASVFIERGFRILSDDVIAVRMDEEQSRPYVYPSYPQQKLWQNSLTAFGRSHEALRSIYGREDKYCIPITDSFHDAPLPLAGVFELTKVQTQEALISVAPVSKLQRLPLLLQHTYRYQLIERMNMMRWHFERTAMLASSMMIYQLRRSEAVFTAQELADLILNTIAAEE; from the coding sequence GTGAATGATTTGATTAGTACGCAAGTTAAGCTGCAATATTTCGCGTTTGGACTATCGATTGAAAGCGATATTCCGCTGCCAGAATTAACGCCATCGTTAGAATCGAATAGGCTGTGTGATGTTCAGATTCGGATGGATCGTTTTTTGAAAAATGGCTTTGATGCGCAGCCATACGATTTTTTGGCCGACGGTTCGACTATTACTGTTAAGCTGCCAGATGCTGGCGTGTTCCGCATACAGGACGGCAATAGAATAATCGTATCGCCTTATTCCGGTGCGGATGAGGATTTAATCCGACTCTATGTACTTGGCACATGCTTCGGTATCATTCTTCTACAACGCTTAATTTATCCTCTCCATGGCAGCGCGATTGCGATTAACGGCAAAGCATATGCGATCGTGGGTCATTCTGGAGCGGGTAAATCTACGCTGGCTTCCGTGTTTATTGAGCGTGGGTTCAGGATATTAAGTGATGATGTAATCGCGGTAAGGATGGATGAAGAGCAATCCCGCCCGTATGTGTATCCTTCGTACCCTCAGCAGAAGCTCTGGCAGAACAGTTTGACCGCCTTCGGACGAAGTCATGAAGCCTTACGTTCCATATACGGGAGAGAGGACAAATATTGTATCCCCATTACCGATAGCTTCCATGACGCTCCATTGCCGCTGGCCGGGGTGTTCGAACTGACGAAGGTGCAGACACAAGAAGCGTTAATCTCAGTCGCTCCTGTGAGTAAGCTGCAACGATTGCCGTTGCTGCTGCAGCATACATACCGTTACCAGTTGATCGAAAGAATGAATATGATGAGATGGCATTTCGAACGCACGGCAATGCTGGCATCAAGCATGATGATTTATCAGCTTAGAAGATCAGAAGCAGTATTCACAGCTCAAGAGCTGGCTGACCTCATTCTTAATACAATAGCTGCGGAGGAATAG
- a CDS encoding glycosyltransferase family 2 protein, with the protein MSQISVIVPVHNPGRKLRRCIRSILDQSFSDWSLLLIDDGSSDGSLELCKSYAAQDERIQVISQQQAGSTVARKRGIEHSCSPFVAWVDADDWMARHALGRLYDRAVRSGADIVVGDMTRVTGGGGLIRKSNPSPYCQEEKLFSAEQIRSELVPAFLHGHPFPVQFHGKLYRRELLQHNGTYSSRICFFGDDLYYNLELFLHAKSVYLIPDCLYYYRIGGMTSRYMPCLFQDAVRGYQIQKEVIATYYEQEQAKHQTGARVMLLNTLMTCIHYLFLSKLSREEKLVAIQQYCVQPEVCECVNDEAVAAFIDQDVVRFIRQSDSSALYELGKWNYTKLFTRRMILKMLKLLQI; encoded by the coding sequence ATGAGCCAGATAAGCGTTATAGTACCAGTCCATAATCCCGGCCGCAAGCTCCGCCGATGCATTAGGTCTATACTTGATCAGTCGTTCTCGGATTGGAGCCTGCTGCTGATCGATGACGGTTCATCTGACGGTAGTCTTGAGCTGTGCAAGTCGTATGCTGCGCAGGACGAGCGAATACAGGTGATTAGCCAGCAACAAGCGGGAAGTACGGTAGCTCGCAAGAGGGGGATTGAGCATTCTTGTTCCCCTTTTGTGGCATGGGTCGATGCGGATGATTGGATGGCACGACATGCTCTAGGGCGGCTTTATGACAGGGCTGTCAGATCTGGAGCGGATATCGTCGTAGGTGATATGACGAGGGTGACGGGGGGCGGCGGTCTTATTCGCAAGAGTAACCCAAGTCCATATTGCCAAGAAGAGAAGTTATTCAGTGCTGAGCAGATTCGCAGCGAGCTCGTGCCCGCCTTCCTGCACGGCCATCCGTTCCCAGTCCAGTTCCATGGCAAGCTGTATCGGCGAGAGTTGCTCCAGCATAATGGCACTTATTCCTCACGTATCTGTTTTTTTGGTGATGATCTCTACTATAATCTGGAGTTGTTCCTTCATGCAAAATCGGTTTATCTGATCCCAGACTGTCTCTATTATTACCGGATTGGAGGAATGACCAGCCGGTACATGCCTTGTTTGTTCCAGGATGCGGTTCGGGGATATCAGATCCAGAAGGAAGTAATCGCCACCTATTACGAACAAGAGCAAGCTAAGCATCAGACTGGTGCTCGGGTGATGCTTCTCAACACGTTAATGACCTGTATTCATTATCTTTTCTTGAGTAAGCTATCTAGAGAAGAGAAGCTGGTGGCCATACAGCAATATTGCGTTCAACCAGAGGTTTGTGAATGTGTGAATGACGAGGCCGTCGCTGCATTCATCGACCAAGACGTTGTTCGTTTTATTAGACAATCGGACAGCTCGGCGTTATATGAGTTAGGGAAATGGAACTACACAAAGCTGTTTACAAGAAGAATGATATTGAAAATGCTTAAATTACTTCAAATTTAG